CTTATCAGAGACCTGTGAAAACTGTAGGCTGCATGTCTCCACACGGAGAAAGTGCTGCTGTccactctcttctctctctttttgacCTTTCCACTCTCCTTCCTTTCCTCTCACTTCCTCTCTCATTATGCTCTCCCATCTTTCACCTTCCCCTTCCTGACTCTAAAATCTGCTCCTGTGCACACCTTAACCAGTCCAATAAAGGTTGTAGGTTCAGATTAATCAAAGTATGTCTGCGTGACATgtttttacatgaaaaaaaaggaaacatttccTGGCTTTCTAACACTGATGCTGGCAACTTCCTTTTTTATATgcacaaaaatgcacacatacctacacactcagtcacacagtgctttttttctttttcttttaggaAGTAGCGCTTTTAAACAATTGCATTCAAAGCCCTGTCAAGGTCACTCCAAGTTCTGATTATTCTGCTGTAAAAACAGGGCTGTAGTTAATTCTTACCTTCACGTATAAACTTGACATTTTTAGTGCAGAGGACCAATTTGAATAATTCACACCACAGCAGGAGTAACTCTCCCATATCTAACTCTtaacaagacttaatttatttCATAAATACCACATGGGTGTTGCTTTGTCAAGTATCTCCAATCTGCATTCATCTGGCATAAACTGCTGTACCCATGTGGCAATGCAAATTAGAGGTATTGCACCAATCCTGTTACAAAACTGCTGGAGTCAGAGGACCACTTGCTGCCACCTGGTGCCCATTGTTTGTTCTTACTCGTTTTCTGCTGTAATAATGCACAGCCaactttgcattgtttgagtaaaggtcacatttattttttttccaggggGACATTCCTCAGCTTGAATACGTAACAAAATGCATGAAAAGAGCAGATAGAGAGATATTCACATATTCAACAGTGACAGCTGTTGAAACTCTTTAAGATTTTCACTTTGTAGTAATATTACAATTTTAATTAATTCAAGGGACATTGTGGACAAACACCCAACATTTATTGCTTGAGGTTTTGCTATtagaggtttgtgtgtgtgtttgtgcacacgAGGTCCATGACAGGGTGTCCCAAATGGGCCTTCTCCCTTTCCTTAAGTGCTTCCTCCCTGGAACATGTGGGATTTTAAAGAGGAGACTCTGGGGCGGTGGGTGGCTtcacttcttcttctcttgCTTGTCATTGTACTCCAAGAAGAAGTCGTTACAGGCAACAGTGAGAGCTCCAATGAGTATGATGAACTCTGTAAAATCTACCTCTCCGTCATTGTTGGAATCCAGGTCTCCCATAATCTTTTCCACAGCTTCCTTATCCTGGGCATTCTGCATTTGTGaagatacaaaacaaaaacatggtcTTTTCTATACACATAACTTATATGTGCATCTTGCCTCCCTAAGTATGAGCATGATCTTTCTTACCCCAAGATAGCTCCCAAGCTCTGTGGTAAGCATCTCTTTGAGTTCAGCCTTGCTCAGTGTATATTTGTCCCCCTCATTTCCAGAGTACTTATGGAAGGTCTGGATCATGAGCTGCATGGCATTCTCCAGGGTGGAGGCATTCTCTGAATTAGGCAAAGACATTCTGGAGCAGGACACAAGGGTGGGTTTAAAATACAGTAAGAGCAGTTCCTGTCAGTACTTGTGCTCTGTCTAGCATGGAGGATCAGGCCAAAGCAGAAAAATCAATATTGGTTAAAACCTCTGTCTTTCATTATCTGTTTTGTGCTCTAATGCATGTGCAAATATGCATTTGAATAAGATGAATTTTGCAAAGAGTATTTGGTCAGAAACCTTAAATAGCTTACATAGTTTCTTCATCATGCCCCCCCCGGCCCCAGTTAGATTACGCTACAGATAAACTCAtcctgctctgcctctgttttTGGACTTCTGGGAGTTTGGACATAGTCTGCAGCAGCCGGACATGTGAGCCAGCTGATAAGAGTGAAATTCTAAGCTGGTTAAACAGCTGAACCGCTGGAGAAGATGTAACCAGGACACACAGAGGCAACCTGATCTGGCTTTTACTTTAGCTCCACCGGATAGCAGAAAACACCACAGACAGGTGTAAGTCCTTGCCTTTCTTGAACCTCCATCACTTCTGAACCGTGAGGACTTCTCCTAACTGCCAATCATGGCTTGAAATAGTCTTCTTGTGGATTCTAATTTCCATTTCTAATTTCAGCATAGGAAAATGGCTAGAAATGCATTTTGGGCAGGACATGTCCCACTGGGGTCCAGTTAACAAGTCAAATTAAGGTTTCATAACTTATCAGTGAATAAACTGAAAGCTCTTCCTGCCCTTGTTATTTTGCATGAAGACTTCCAGCAAGTGATCAACTTACAGCCAGCATGCACTAGCAGCATCTGTAACAGTATGCAATGATAAGtcagaaaaaacacaacagagaaaTGTGGAGGCACAGTTGTCATGTAGAAATCTGTCCCTTACATCCTCTGGTTCTTACCTGAGTGGAGGATGAGTGCTGGTCTGTTGTTCAGGTGCAGAGAGAGGAGGTAAAAGCAACTGATAAGAAGGATGAGGACTACAGCATCTTAAATACATCCGTTACTCCACCCATCCCACTTACcccttccttctctctccctcctacCTCCTGTCGCCCCTCTCCTATCCACCTTCTCTGTTTACACATCAGACACCTGCTATCCGCTAAACGGACACACATAATATCTGCACACAGCTACAGAAAGACTTTAGGTAAATGAAGGTACTCATGATATGACCACAAGCTGCACCTGCCAGTAATATGCTCTAATGTGGTTTGTTTCTCAAAGAAAACTCCAAATATTCATATGTTATCTAAAACCAACCTCGTGTTCCAAGCACTATGAACTGTGGTGCAGTGACAGTGACATATTACTTACCATGTTGCAGGTTGCTATTGAGATAGTGGATTACCCTGCTACTCTGTTGTGCAATCGCTTTGAACTTCatgtcaaaacacaaaaaaggaaatgctTAAAATACTGCTATACCAAGGCAAAGATCAATAACTCCATAGCTTTCCAAGTGTGCCTGGTTTCAACCAGCAAAAAACAATCTTGGGATAATTGTAGGGGTTAGATGTTCACTGGAGGAGggaggtgggtgggtggggttgTGCTTGTTACATTATCCGAAGGATCAGAGTGGCACAAATGAATGGAGCCATCGCACCTGGCAGTCATGCAGAGAAATCCCCACACAAAGGAGAACATGAcaatgctgacacacacacacacacatacaggaacACTTTCACAAACCTATTCACACCTTTGACTCCAAAACACACCATGGTCTGCATGACGAAAAGCACAACTACGCACACATTTGAACAGGAACAGAAACATTCTTGAAGTAGTTGTAGCCACACTTTAGGCTTAAAACCACACAACATGCTTGCACAAAccatgtggagaaaaaaaaaaagcataactaAGAACAGAGAACTGGAACAGAAACATACTTTAAATAGTTCATGTCAGTCATCCACCAGAGATGGAGCCAGCTATATAATGAAAACAGTGGGGGGGCCAAATAGCATGAAAGTCATGCATTTCTAAATGAATGATCTACaggttcatatttaaaattaaacattaaagcttTCATGTGACGAGATCATGACAGGTCTGTTTTAAAGTGCGGTGATGGTGAAGCATCCTCTTTTTAATGTGTCTTTGTAGCAGTATATTGTGTCAGTGAAGGGGTAGCATGGTGTGCGTGCATGTTTGTATGGACCAAATGTATAGTGTTGCAGAGCGGAGGATGGTGCACAATAGGAAGTGTAGTCTGTATATCAGGATCGAGTTGCAATAAGTGATGCAGCTAAAGGTTCCTGAGTTTGACTAGTCAGGGATGTCTCGGCTATATTTAGCAAGTGCTGCTGGTATCTGTGGAAAGGAGCGGTCATCATTCGATTAGTGGCTGCGGGACAATGTTGAATCATGACAGAGAAATCACTGTACTTACACGGCAGTTCTCTATGTGTAGAGTGGGAAAATTTAAATGAAGGTTATAAGGTGGAATCAGCAAATAGACACAAGTGCAACagcaacccccacccccaccccagaaAATGCATCATTACAATTTTAatataaagcttttattttgagaaTATTGGTATAAAATGTAGaattggtataaaaaaaaaataagaccaGCTCAAAGTCCTTCAGTGACAGTGTTACTACATAAAGGTTGACCTGAACAGACATTAAGATCTAGAACAGCTGGTTAATTAATTATGGACTGGTGTAAAAATGTATACATGATGAGTGGAATGTTTGGAAAcgaaaaaaatgacaatgacaaagctcaaaagaaaaaaaaaaaggaaggctAATTGAAGATTCTTTCCGAGCAGCGCAGTTTCCCGGGTATTTACGATGCGTCTGGATTGCACCCAGTCTTGCGCTGACTCATGGAGTTAGCCACGTAACCTATCAGATTAAGGTATTCCTCAAAGCTGACCTTTCCATCACTGTTGTCATCCAGTCCCTTCAACATCTCCTTAACCGCAGAGGTGTTGTTTGTATcctgaataaaatgaaaagaaaaaagccaaaGGGGCATTAAGGAGATCAGAGATATTACAACTGCTTATAAAAATGTTCTAATAAACTGGCAGAATAATGGACAACCAAAAAAAACGTTATTTACTTCCATGACACCACCGAGGTTTTTCTCCAACAGTTTCTGGAAGGATTTGCTGTCTAGGTTCTCCTTCCCCTTGGAACATTTAGCAAACGTGGTCACCAATGTAGAAATGGCCGACTCCATATCGCTATAAGAGGGGGAGGCAAGgacaaaacagaagcaaaagTTTAGGAAGCCACAAGGACAGATAAGGACATATCTTAGAAACTCAGACGCTCAAAAATTATGCCGTGAGATACATTTTTCCATGAACTCTGATAATATGAAAATGCAAGAATTTACACAGGGCACTGAGGGACATTTCATATTGAACTTTTAATGGTTCATTTGGTTCCGACTGCAAAAAGGAGACGTGCACGACTGACTggtcttttattttgtacattCAAATTATACAGCATATTATGATGTATGCAAATTGAGAGACATTACATTTATAATATCacatgattttttatttttaaaaaaggctagacacagagatacaaacagaaaatTACTGTCCAACATTATAACATCACAAGAACTAGATCACATCTTGAAACTGCATACAAATTGGTTTATGTAAGTGtcaaaaatgtgagaaatgtgaGAGACGCAATTGACGTCAGCATAGAAGAGGAAGCGAGGGAATGGGGAGTGAGGATGGGACCCAGCCTGGAGGCTGGCTGAGGTAAACACAGTGAAAGAGAGGGAGTGAGGGAAGGCTAAAGAGAAGGGGAGTCTCTGAAGGTAAACACAATGGGAGCTGTGATCTCTGACGGTGGACATCTGATCCCCAAAAGCAAGCAGGAGGCTTCAAGTTCAGATTACTGCCTAATGCCTGCCTGCAGCAGCACactttaccacacacacacacacactgtaggaAAAGTATGAACTGAAATATGTCACCCAACTAGtcaaacaaacactgatgaaaaaaaacaaaaaaactgaaagcaaacatcacatgcTGCTATTATTGAGAGAACCAAAAGGAAAATATTAATGAAACCTAAGgctattaaaaaaatttaacactTGTACACATTGGAAATATGATGGAAAGTTAAAAAGCACACCAACATTGATCTGTTTTGAGCATGCAACTGATTAATTCCATTaggctttaaaacaaaaaagcagacaCAATAATAAAGGCAGTGGttaaagtattcactcatccatccaaatcactgaatttaggtgcacactgccactggactctagagcagtgctgacatgttctctggagtaacAAATCACACTTATCTATCtgacaatctgatggatgagtctgggtttggcagttgccaggagaacggtacatttctgactgcactgtgtaaAGATCGGTGGAGGGGGGgcattatggtgtggggttgtttttcaggagttgggctcggccccgtAGTTCCAGTAAAAGGAACTCTTACGAAGaccttttggacaatttcacgtTCGCAAATTTGTAAGAACAGTGTGGGGATggttccttcctgttccaacatgactgcgcaccagtgcacaaagcaaggtccataaagaaaTGGATGAGCAcgtgtggtg
This window of the Archocentrus centrarchus isolate MPI-CPG fArcCen1 chromosome 16, fArcCen1, whole genome shotgun sequence genome carries:
- the s100t gene encoding S100 calcium binding protein T translates to MYLRCCSPHPSYQLLLPPLSAPEQQTSTHPPLRMSLPNSENASTLENAMQLMIQTFHKYSGNEGDKYTLSKAELKEMLTTELGSYLGNAQDKEAVEKIMGDLDSNNDGEVDFTEFIILIGALTVACNDFFLEYNDKQEKKK
- the LOC115793946 gene encoding protein S100-A16 — its product is MESAISTLVTTFAKCSKGKENLDSKSFQKLLEKNLGGVMEDTNNTSAVKEMLKGLDDNSDGKVSFEEYLNLIGYVANSMSQRKTGCNPDAS